A genomic region of Helicoverpa zea isolate HzStark_Cry1AcR chromosome 8, ilHelZeax1.1, whole genome shotgun sequence contains the following coding sequences:
- the LOC124632628 gene encoding antitrypsin-like yields the protein MTTAVVSQLMKSKEKKIFTLIKLKPNENVVASELLVRFSLCKLAAVATGDTKEDLMTLLGYKDERSLKPCYTRLRESLKTMTESDLTLINRIFVDYSKEIDPNFINNSTEKFGVQVEQVGFTYPVAALAHINKMISAITYKRIADILDADDIDRKTKMIIVNGAHYKGTWEFPFDFRLTKVKEFRHIDGKVSKVPMMTKMDSFMFVAAGDCKAINLKFGSWRASITIVIPNSAREFPKLIDKISEERNYVYSLVKSMKSKYLNVLIPRFKIRTFVDWSGFLQGLGLYSLFNTNSSDLVGIYKKEYRNQTIGLSKIKQKIFLQIDEMGVARFKPHPHMDLGPPKGSKAPDVPVFIADRPFYFEITWDFENARYEMFTGVYYGPESNNIIPK from the exons ATGACGACAGCAGTCGTCAGCCAATTAATGAAGTCCAAGGAGAAGAAAATATTC ACTCTAATAAAACTGAAACCAAATGAAAACGTGGTGGCATCTGAGCTGTTAGTTCGTTTCTCACTATGCAAGCTCGCGGCGGTAGCCACGGGAGATACCAAAGAGGATCTGATGACACTTCTAGGTTACAAAGATGAGAGAAGT TTAAAACCCTGTTACACGAGACTAAGAGAATCACTGAAGACAATGACAGAGAGTGACCTGACATTGATCAACAGAATATTCGTGGACTACTCTAAAGAAATAGATCcaaactttataaataattctaCGGAAAAATTTGGAGTGCAAGTTGAACAAGTTGGTTTTACCTATCCCGTGGCAGCTTTAgcacatattaataaaatg ATTAGCGCTATAACATACAAAAGAATAGCAGACATACTGGACGCTGATGATATAGACagaaaaactaaaatgattatcGTTAACGGAGCTCATTACAAA ggtACCTGGGAGTTCCCATTTGATTTCCGGCTGACTAAAGTGAAGGAGTTCCGTCATATTGATGGTAAGGTATCCAAGGTACCGATGATGACCAAGATGGATTCTTTCATGTTTGTAGCGGCTGGCGATTGTAAG GCCATAAATCTCAAGTTCGGAAGTTGGCGGGCATCTATAACAATTGTAATACCCAACAGTGCTCGTGAATTTCCGAAACTGATTGACAAAATTAGCGAAGAAAGGAATTACGTGTACAGCCTTGTAAAGAGCATGAAATCGAAGTATTTGAATGTGCTCATACCAAGATTTAAAATTAGAACTTTTGTTGATTGGTCCGGATTCCTACAGGGG TTGGGACTGTATTCTCTTTTTAATACGAACTCCTCGGATCTGGTTGGTATATACAAGAAAGAGTATCGGAACCAGACCATCGGCTTGagtaaaatcaaacaaaaaatattcttgcAAATTGATGAGATGGGTGTTGCCAGATTTAAACCTc ATCCACATATGGACTTGGGACCACCGAAAGGTTCAAAGGCTCCAGATGTACCAGTCTTCATAGCGGACAGACCGTTCTACTTCGAGATCACGTGGGACTTCGAGAATGCTCGATATGAAATGTTTACCGGCGTTTACTATGGGCCAGAGTCAAACAATATCATACCAAAGTAA